In Serinus canaria isolate serCan28SL12 chromosome 4, serCan2020, whole genome shotgun sequence, the sequence TTGGTAGGAAAAATCTCCTTACAAACCCTTATCTATACAATTTGtccagcaaaaagaaaactaaaaatgtgTTAGAGTGATTTctaggctgctctgagcacatcGATTTACACTAGACATAAGCAGCATGAAGAACTCCATCTCATCTATTGACATGAAGTTTAATGTCAATAACTGCTTCTGAACACAGTACTTCCTAATTACAGACAGACTTTGGTCAGCGCTGCTAAGTGCCCTTTTCCTCTTTACTTGCTTACTAGGACAATacctctgcagctggcagacaGGAGTCAAGgcacatttccttctctgtttcagGCAGTCCACATGCCCCTCTCCAAGAGCTGGAAGGTCCGCTTACCAATTGAAACAGTACAGGATGGCTTGACTTGCCTGAAAGCAAGCTGTCTCCCAATAGCTCATACCCATTCAATCTGCTGtcaaaaaaatagaaactcCAGCACTTGAGAACATTCATACTCACCAAGTTTCAATTTGTCTTTGTTATTAGCAACTGCATGTATCAGACCAATTGTCCCACAGGAGTTACTGACAGTCTGCTTCAGGAAATACACTTTAGAACTGATCTCCTGGtcctttattttctcagtcTGTTGCTTCCTGAAGTTTTCATGCTGTAAACACATAACTGGTTTAGGCATTTCATCATAGTCCTATCCTTGTAGAGTGCACTGGAAAAGTAAGCTGTTGTGCAGGAGAATCAGTATCAGGACTGCACAAAGATTTACTCAGAAAGTCATCTTTGTGGCACCAGTAAAGCACCATATGCCTAAACTGGATTCAGGCCAACACTTAATGGACTGACTACCTGCATGATTCAGTCATATCGAAAGGCACTCTTCTTAGCTTCTCTATCTGTGCCATACACTGGAAATAGCTTGGGgtgggaaataaaataatggatAGGCTCTTTTATATCCTCTATCAGTTGCTTCTGTCCATTGAACAAGGCTACTCAGCATGTCTCTACAATAGGCCTTTCAGCATTGCCTTCATGAGCCCCTCCCCATCAGAACAATGTACAAACAACTGCAAAATCCATTGCTATTGTAAAGTTTTAATCCTTCTTTTTAAGAACCTGTTAATTGAATTCGATTTAATCTCATTCACTTTCTTAGCCTCAAACCAATTGATTATATTAAAGAAGTAATGTAGGCCTCTCCAGATCCAATGATTCAGCATGGTAATGGAATTGCTATCCCTCACACTCAAGATCActcatgtttttttcccctcagtctgATATACAAAGCAAAATCTCATAGGAACACTGTGATGGAATGAGAGCCCTTGTTTGGTTGCCCATCTCAGCTGAGGCTATTGGGAGGCTGGAACCAAGCACAACACCGTGCGAGTGCCAAGCGCCATCCACGCCCAACCATCTGATGCTTGGGGGATGACAGCCGCACTCCAGACAGCGGCCAGCGCTaccctgctgggaggggacacgCACCTGCTCAGTGAGCGGGAACAGCAGAAGCAGCGCGCAAGCCGGGGTCGGCACGGCGCGCAGTGCCTCATCCTCGAAGCCCAGCACGTCCACGAAACGCCAGCCAGGACCCACCCCGAGGCGGGACAGCACCTGCACGGGGCACAGAGAGCGGGTGGCCCGGCCGCGCCACGCCCGTCCCCGCGGGGCGCGgccgccccagccccgccgcgcCCGGTGACACAGCACAacgcgcggccccgccgcgccgcctgccggccgcgcccgccccgAGGGCGCACGGCCTCAGCGCCGCTCCGCAGGTGCGGCCGCGCCCCGCGGAGCCGCTCCGTGCCCCGTGGGGCGGGATGCCGAGGGACGGAGGGTGGAGCCGCTCCGCGCCCCGGCGGGGCGGGATGCCGAGGGACGGAGAGAGGCGCCGCTCCGTGCCCCGGCGGGGCGGGATGCCGAGGGACGGAGGGAGGCGCCGCTCCGCAGGTGCGGCCGCGCCCCGCGCAGCGGTACCGCCACCGCGGCTGGCGTTCCCCGGCAGGGAGGGATGCCGAGGGATGGAGGGGGAAGGGCCGGCGCCCTTCCGCCCGCGGCGGTCCTCCGGCGGCGGCAACTCACTTTGTTCAGCATCTGGAAGACAATGCGGGGTGGGGTAAGAAAGCGTGAGTGCGGGTAAGACACGACGTCCCTCTACCCGCcccgcagccccagccctgtccccaccgCCCCTCGCGCACCTCGGGGTTGATCTCCATCGGCTGCCAGGCCATGGCTGCAGGGCGGCGGGAGCCGGGAAGAAGGCAGGCTGTGCCCCACGCACGACGATGTCCCCCGCGGCAGTTCCGCTGCCGAGCCGCTGGCGACGCTGGGGCGCGGAGCCGCCCACCCGGCTCTTATATAGGGGCGGGCTGGCCCACTCCGCGCGGCGAcggggggagagggaggagcaggacacggccggggcgggggggctCGGGGCCGAAGggccgcggggagcggggccggggccgggggagcccggccggggctgcggggccgggtCACGCCACCTCCGCGGGAGCGGGGTGCGGCCGGGGGGGACACCGATCCTCTGACGTTGGCGTGGAGAAAATGCTGGAAGCGGCCGGCAGCGTGGGCAAGCGGCTGGCATCACCCTGGGCAACAGGTTTCTCCTCCACcatcagcccagcccctgggctccGCGCATCCCGAAAGCCCATGTCTACATTTGTGTGCCCAGCCGCTCCTAAGCATCAGCCCCTGTTCTGTGTATGTTGCGTAAAGTATACAATGGTTTTGATATTCAACAAAATCATtaaacacttatttttaaatttccagtaTCATTAATGTGACATGAAAGTCTTCTGTGTGCTGATTGTATCTCTGCATTTGGACCAACCCCTGAACCAGTCCAGTGAAGCTGGTTAAAAAATAGCGggctttttatcttttattcaTGACCTGACAGTTTCTGCGCACAATGTCTTTGGACTAGAACATGTCTGAACAAGGTAACAAAACCAACCTGCTCAGAATACTAGAGATCACGTGGACTCCCAACAGCTTTTCAGATTTACTGTTTACCAGTAGGTAAACAGCCTGATGGGAGCCTTGTGGATAAGCGAGATGCTTCACAGTTGTCTTTCAAACAATGCAAATACTGAACAAAAGAGTCAGCTGAATGTCTGCAGTCTGTTTGGTTTTGATGACTTTCTTCCTTTGGTTTTTCACTGTGTTTCAGAATGATTTGggccccagcacagcaaaatTTCTAAGTGCCTGCCTCATTTCAAGCACATTTAAATTAACTTTAGATCTATTGCACCGTGATTTAGTGGAGAATCATTCACATCAGGTGGTTGCACACGTGTGTTTTTGAATTGAGACTTACTCATCAACATTACTCAGTTTACCATgaaatccttgggaaaaaaGCCTAGAGTTAATATTTGAAATATGGCCATAAAAGGTTCAAGATGATGTCTCACACTAGCTCTACATATAACAAGAccaagtgaagaaaaaacaggaTAGCAAGGCAGGCTTTGTATTTTGTGGCCAAAGCTGGGATGTTTCCAGACAGGAtaaggccttgagcaacctTGTCTGATTTTTTAGCTGATcgtgcctggagcaggaggttggTCTACAGATATCCTGAGAACCCTTCCTGAAGTACCCCATGATCCTGTGATTTAGCCTATGACAGTAAAGAGATAAGAAGTACACACTGTTCAAAACCAAAGATTTCTGGGGAGGACGGGGGAAAGTTTCACAGTAAATCACAGTaccatttatttctgcttttttccccctttactGTAGCTGAAAACAGTCTTTGATGCCTATAAGCAAGTCAAAATTGGCCCAAAATATTAATTCTATATATGGTATCTTTGACTATCTTTCCTTTTATGATGAACTCTTAATGCACTGTAAGATGCAAGGATATCAAAGCAACTCGAATGAACAAGTCCAACGCTAATGGTCTCTGACAGATATGTAGGAGAGCCTGcatgcagctcctctgagagGATAGCAAAACACTCATCTTGAAGTCTACAAAAGAGAAGGCTCAAAAAGGCGAGAAAATCCTATTTCTGAATTGTGCAGCAGCAAATGGTGGTTATGACTTCAGCCTGCCTCAGCAATGGCAGTGCTTAGATCTCTAGGTTAGCCATCCCTGGGATGGCTCCTGTGTCTAGGCTGTTGAGGGAGACTGCAAACAGTTGTGCAAGTGTAATTTCAGGCTCTGCATGCCATGAACAGCATGCAGGAAGTGATAGCAGAACTGTTTCTGTGGAAGCATCTGTCAAATCTATCAATacactaattttaaaataaacagtaagTGTAACAATATCAAACTTCTAAAACTGCTACTGTTGCATAAAGATGCCTCCAGAAAGACACATAAGTGAGTGCTGTGTCTTATGCAGTCCCCATCCGCCTCATTGCAAAGATGAAGGAAGCCTCTAGaccatttttcttcagagaagaagaTAGATGTGCCTAACACATTTAATCCAATTCATTCCCATTACTGCAATAAAATTAATACTCACCTGGAAAAGTGACTGGACATACTTGTGAACTTTCTGCACTATCCAAATGTAATAATACAGGGTGGTGTTCAACCCTGTTCAGGTTTTACTCAGATCTAGAATCTAGAAATCTAGAAACTGTGGATAGAGGAACCTTTGCTACATGTATGATCTTTTGACAGATTGCTTTCTCTTAGATATAGGACTTGGTGTCAGTATTTACCTTTTCACCATATTCCAGTTGAAGGTTTGCATAAGATCTAGACCTGTAATTAAGGCCTGTTTCTGAGTTCAGAGGATCTCCAAACAAAAGTACCTACAACAAATAGGGTAGTAAAGGAGGCAAAGCTGGCCTTAGATAATGCAGAGCTCCCAAAATGGAAGCTGAGGCTGTATACTATTCTttagaaaacaattttcctACTGTCCTGCCAAAATCCAAGCCCTGAGGCTGTCCAAGTCCACATCTTCTGCAGTGTCCTCACCTGCCTAGcaaacatcttcattttcttataATGACTCTCTTCCCTAAAGAAGGTTTCCAAACCCATTCCTGGAAACCTCCTAATTCCCTACTCCCTGCCTTCAAAACAATCATTGTCCATAGCtggctgcccaggcagcaggatgcaggTACATGGCTGTGCAGGTACTGGAGCCACAGGATTTACTACATATCACCATTCTCCTGGTGACTGCATTTACCCTTCTGTAAGCAGAAGGTGTTTGAGAGAACTGTGCTGACTTACTGTAAGTACCTCCATTGGCTTTGGGGGTAAATTCTGCAGTTAGCTCAGTTTTACCATAGCAGTGTGCTAGACAGGGATTGACTTATGGATGGAGCAATGCTGATGCAGGGCCGTGCTCCCTTTGGCATGCCTCCTGCTGTGACAGTGGCTCTGAAGCTGGAAACTCTGTGGGTCTCAACCCTAGCTCTAATGGCAGCTCTAGGCAGAAGCTGTGGCCCAGAGAGAAAGGTGTGGAGGGAACAAATGTGTCCCTGGAATGGTAGGATTGTGCTGCTCTAAATCCTAACCCTAACCCAGATCCACAACACAGCATTATGACAGGCGCTatggagaaaacaaatttcatcCCAGCCAGAACCTGTACACTGTGTCACAAGGTATCAAACATAAAACATGTATGAGGCCACTGCAATGACAGTGGGTGTCAGAGATCTGTGTAAGGCTGTAACATCTCCCCTTCTCTTCTGGTAAATTGTCTGGAGCACTGCAGCAATTCCTGCATGAGAGTGCCCCAGCCTTTAATTAGAAGATCGGAGGGATCAATAGGCCAAGCAATTGAGTGCTTTTATAGAGGGTCCATGAAAGATTTGAGCGGGAAGAGAGAcatctgtttctttctgaattGCATCTAGGTTAATTTAAATACTTATGTGAGGAGTCTTGATGACTGCAAGTCATGCAGCCCAGCATGTGGGGAAGTCTAAGTCCAGTCGCTACTCAGCACCTGGCTGTCAGCTTCTGCTCTCCAGATCCATGggccaggagctctgggctgaaACATCTCAGCTGTCAAGCAGGAGACTTGCAAATGAAAGAAGTTCAAAACAGCCTAGAGCTGAgttgggaatggggaaaaaagagcccCAAGTCTTGCTTTACTTAATGTAAAGATTGGAAAATTTATGTTCCTGTATTCCCTTGTCCACAAGAAGCAAATGTTTTGTCTAGGAAATGGAATAATTAAGGGCTTCTGAGGTGGAGACATACTGAAGGATGTGAACTCTGGGTCTGACCTGAGATGAAGACCAGCTGGAGAGAGGTAACAGAAGCAATGCAGATAACAGCATCAGGCTGATGAAGGTGGCTGCTCTGCCAAGGACTGCCTTTTTGTGTATTGACTGCTAGCAGTGACTCTGCAATTGCTCTGAACTACAGCCAAGTGCACCAGCAGGTAAAGAACTGTTCTACAGAATGCAAGAGCTCTTCTGGAAGTCTGTAGGTGGAAGTGTTAAACTGCTGAAATGTAGCTTTG encodes:
- the UCHL1 gene encoding ubiquitin carboxyl-terminal hydrolase isozyme L1, producing MAWQPMEINPEVREGRWGQGWGCGADAEQSELPPPEDRRGRKGAGPSPSIPRHPSLPGNASRGGGTAARGAAAPAERRLPPSLGIPPRRGTERRLSPSLGIPPRRGAERLHPPSLGIPPHGARSGSAGRGRTCGAALRPCALGAGAAGRRRGGAARCAVLSRLGVGPGWRFVDVLGFEDEALRAVPTPACALLLLFPLTEQHENFRKQQTEKIKDQEISSKVYFLKQTVSNSCGTIGLIHAVANNKDKLKLEEGSALKKFLDETADLSPEERAKHLANNKAIQEVHNSVAQEGQCRVEDNSVNFHFILFVNVDGHLYELDGRMPFPVNHGTSSDDLLLKDSAKICRQFTEREKGEVRFSAVAFCKSA